A window of the Oryza brachyantha chromosome 5, ObraRS2, whole genome shotgun sequence genome harbors these coding sequences:
- the LOC102703398 gene encoding RAN GTPase-activating protein 2-like produces the protein MDSTTQDFQPRTFSIKLWPPSESTRLMLVERMTKNLSTESIFSRKYGLLGKEEAHDNAKRIEEICFTSADEHFKAEPDGDGSSAVQLYAKETSKLMLEVLKKGPTSATEPEVPLVDTPVEPADNVFDISGGKRAFIEADEAKELLSQLTKPGNAYKRICFSNRSFGIGAANVAGPILESIKTQLTEVDISDFVAGRPEDEALDVMRIFSKALEGAVLRYLNISDNALGEKGVRAFEELLKSQDNLEELYVMNDGISEDAAKALSELIPSTEKLKVLHFHNNMTGDEGAMFVAEMVKRSPNLESFRCSATRIGSDGGVALAEALGACTRLKKLDLRDNLFGVEAGVALSKTLSRLPDLAELYLSDLNLENKGTVAIVNVLKQSAPQLEVLEMAGNEINAKAAQALAECLTALQSLKKLTLAENELKDDGAVVIAKSLEDGHWDLKELDVSTNMLQRVGARCFAQAVTNKPGFVQLNLNGNYISDEGIDEVKDILKSGKNSADVLGSLEENDPEGDPDDDDEEEEDDGELDSQLQGLKVEQDD, from the coding sequence ATGGATTCAACAACACAAGATTTTCAACCCCGTACATTCTCCATCAAGCTGTGGCCGCCAAGTGAAAGCACTCGTCTCATGCTTGTGGAGAGGATGACCAAAAATCTGTCCACTGAGTCCATATTTTCTCGCAAGTATGGCCTTTTGGGCAAGGAAGAGGCTCATGATAATGCTAAAAGGATCGAAGAAATATGTTTTACCTCTGCAGATGAGCATTTCAAGGCAGAGCCTGATGGTGATGGGAGTTCTGCTGTCCAGCTGTATGCAAAGGAAACTAGCAAACTGATGCTGGAAGTTCTGAAAAAAGGTCCAACTTCAGCTACGGAGCCAGAAGTACCTCTGGTTGATACACCTGTTGAACCTGCTGATAATGTGTTCGATATATCTGGTGGCAAGCGTGCTTTTATTGAGGCAGACGAAGCGAAGGAACTTTTGAGCCAACTTACCAAACCAGGAAATGCTTATAAACGGATTTGCTTCAGCAACAGAAGCTTTGGTATTGGTGCTGCCAATGTTGCTGGGCCTATTCTTGAATCAATCAAAACACAGCTCACGGAGGTAGATATATCTGATTTTGTTGCTGGAAGACCCGAGGATGAAGCCCTTGATGTGATGCGCATCTTCTCAAAAGCCTTAGAAGGTGCTGTATTGAGATACCTGAACATCTCTGACAATGCCTTAGGTGAAAAGGGCGTCAGAGCATTTGAAGAGCTCCTGAAATCACAGGACAACCTGGAAGAACTATATGTGATGAATGACGGTATATCAGAGGATGCTGCAAAAGCTCTTTCTGAACTTATTCCTTCTACCGAGAAGCTTAAGGTTCTCCACTTCCACAATAACATGACAGGGGATGAAGGTGCTATGTTTGTTGCAGAGATGGTTAAACGTTCTCCTAATCTAGAGAGTTTCAGGTGCTCAGCGACAAGGATAGGATCTGATGGTGGAGTTGCTCTGGCTGAGGCATTAGGGGCATGTACTCGACTGAAGAAACTTGATCTCCGGGACAATTTGTTTGGTGTTGAGGCAGGGGTGGCTCTTAGCAAAACCCTTTCAAGGCTTCCTGATCTTGCTGAGCTGTATCTCAGTGACCTCAATCTTGAGAATAAGGGCACAGTAGCAATTGTCAATGTCCTCAAACAGTCGGCACCTCAATTGGAGGTCCTTGAAATGGCTGGAAATGAAATTAATGCCAAAGCAGCCCAAGCTTTGGCAGAATGCCTAACAGCACTTCAATCACTCAAGAAGTTAACCTTGGCTGAAAATGAACTGAAGGATGATGGTGCTGTGGTGATTGCAAAATCATTGGAAGATGGACACTGGGATCTGAAGGAGCTTGATGTTAGCACAAATATGCTGCAGAGGGTGGGAGCTCGCTGCTTTGCCCAAGCAGTCACCAACAAGCCAGGTTTTGTGCAACTAAACCTCAACGGGAATTACATCTCTGATGAAGGGATAGATGAGGTGAAGGATATTCTGAAGAGTGGTAAGAACTCAGCGGATGTGCTTGGGTCACTTGAAGAAAACGACCCTGAGGGAGATcccgatgatgatgatgaggaggaagaggatgatGGTGAGCTGGACTCACAGTTGCAGGGCCTGAAGGTTGAGCAGGACGATTAA